The genomic window TAGTGCGCCAAACCCTTCGGTGGAAGCCATCTTGCACGCGCTCATCCCCTTTGCCTACGTGGACCACACCCACGCCGATGCGGTGGTCACGATTTCTAATTCCCAAAATGGCGAGGCGCACATCAAAGCACTTTATCCTGATTTTTTGATTTTGCCTTACGTGATGCCTGGATTTCTACTGGCGCGCGAGATTTACCTGCACACGCAAACCCTTGATTGGTCTACATGTAAGGGGATTATCTTGCACCACCACGGGATTTTTACCTTTGGGGATGATGCCAAAGAGGCTTATGAAAAGATGATTGATGCGGTGAGCATTGCGGAAGAATTTTTAGCACACCATGCCCCGCTTGCTACGCCCGTGCAAATGCCTACGCGCACGTTTGATGTTGCCTTGTTGTGCCAAGAAGTTCAAACACGCAAGGGCCACCCTGTGGAAATGGTGCTCAATCAATCGCCCCTAGCACTCACGTATGCGAGCAATCTTGCCCTTACATGTAAGGGTGTTTTGACGCCTGAGCACATCATCCGCACCAAGCGCACGCCGTTGGTGTTGGGCCAAGGCGAAGCGCTAAAACCTGCCTTAGAGGCGTATGAAGCGGCGTATCTGGCCTATTTTGCCCGCTATGCCAAAGAAGAAATCTGCCTCAATACTGCGCCAAATTACGCGGTAATCGAGGGCTTTGGGGTGGTGAGTTTTGGCAAAAATGCCAAAGAAGCCCAGATTATCGACGACATCATTTCCCATACCATGGAAGCGGTGTTACGCGCGGAAGCCTTGGGCGGGTACGTGAGCATCGACGAAGCCCAAAGCTTTGGGATGGAGTATTGGGAACTTGAACAAGCCAAAATGAGGAAAGCATGAACCACCTTTTAGCCATTGATGCGGGGACAGGCAGTGTGCGCGCGGTGTTGTTTGACACGGACGGAAACCAGTGCGCCTTTGCAAGCCGCGAATGGACGCACGCCCAAGAAGCCAACGTACCCTTTAGTATGGGCTTTGACTGCGCGGTCAATTGGGAGCTTGTTAAGGCGTGCATCCAAGAAGTCCTTGCCAAGACCAAGGTCGCGCCCGAATCCATTTTGGGCGTGAGTG from Sulfurospirillum tamanense includes these protein-coding regions:
- a CDS encoding class II aldolase/adducin family protein; translated protein: MKSLWDERTAPSAHDPLALRVYTSNLLGQSDALVLHGGGNTSVKITDNSMPMLYVKGSGWDLVSIQKEGFAPVKLAPLLALAQRESLSDTDMVAAQRAAMSDPSAPNPSVEAILHALIPFAYVDHTHADAVVTISNSQNGEAHIKALYPDFLILPYVMPGFLLAREIYLHTQTLDWSTCKGIILHHHGIFTFGDDAKEAYEKMIDAVSIAEEFLAHHAPLATPVQMPTRTFDVALLCQEVQTRKGHPVEMVLNQSPLALTYASNLALTCKGVLTPEHIIRTKRTPLVLGQGEALKPALEAYEAAYLAYFARYAKEEICLNTAPNYAVIEGFGVVSFGKNAKEAQIIDDIISHTMEAVLRAEALGGYVSIDEAQSFGMEYWELEQAKMRKA